A window of Tachypleus tridentatus isolate NWPU-2018 chromosome 7, ASM421037v1, whole genome shotgun sequence genomic DNA:
GACTTCATGTCTAGTTATAAAACACACTAGCTTCTCATTAATGTGCGGACGGCTTGACTTCATGTCTAGTTATAAAACACACTAGCTTCTCATTAATGTACGGATGGCTTGACTGCATGCCTAGTTATAAAACACACTAGTTTCTCATTAATGTGCGGACGGCTTTACTGCATGTCTAGTTATAAAACACACTCGCGACTCATTAATGTACGGACGGCTTGACTGCATGTCTAGTTATAAAACACACTAGCTTCTCATTAATGTGCGGACGGCTTGACTGCATGCCTAGTTATAAAACACACTAGTTTCTCATTAATGTGCGGACGGCTTTACTGCATGTCTAGTGATAAAACACACTCGCGACTCATTAATGTACGGACGGCTTGACTGCATGTTTAGTTATAAAACACACTAGCTTCTCATTAATGTGCGGACGGCTTGACTGCATGCCTAGTTATAAAACACACTAGTTTCTCATTAATGTGCGGACGGGTTTACTGCATGTCTAGTTATAAAACACACTAGCTTCTCATTAATGTGCGGACGGATTTACTGCATGTTTAGTGATGAAAAACACTAGCTTCTCATTAATGTGCGGACGGCTTGACTGCATGTTTAATCACAAAGCGTACTAGTTTCTCGTTAATGTGTAGACGGCTTCATTCTGCTTCTGGTTATAAACCACATCAGTTTCTCGTTAATGTGTGGACGATTACACTGTGTGGTGATTGTAAACCACGCTAGTTTATAATTAATATGTGAGAAAATTCGATATCATTAAACTTCAAATGGAGACAAAACTGAAAGattgtactatatatatacatataatcttAATTCTGTCATCAGATACTCGTAAAACCAAACCTGTGACTGATAGTTTGAACTAATTACATCTCCTTTGTGGGGTTTCCATTGTTCATCTTACGTTTTAAACTCGATTTATGAATATGTCTTGAAATCATTTCTTTCATAACCAGCTCAGTTTAATTGTTTTCTCCAAATGCGAcataaaatattcgttttttatttgtttggtagAAGTGTGCATTTTTTTTCCTTGTCGAGTCACAAAATCGATTGCAATTTACGAGTTCAATGAACAAACTATAAGCCTAATACACAACGCAGCAAATCTAGAGTTACTACCATTAACTTCTATTCGTTTTCACATTAAACAACTGAGTAAAAGGCCACgacttattaataataaatttttagtaagttttgattaatacaataaattttagaACTATAATAGTTAGTTTCCTGGTATGTCAAAGGGAAGtgtacggacttacaacgataaaatccggggttcgattcacTGAGGTAGAAAATGAGGAAATAGCTCATTGTTTCGCTTTTCgctgaaaaaaattcaaaacacaaaaacgcGTTATAACGTTTtctaatgtattaataatattctcCTGGTGGATTATTAGTAGATATACAGAATTTCAATGCCAAGGTCCTCAGTTCGATTCGCTgcagaagaaagaaaacaagtgGTTCTTTGTTCAGCTTTGCGCTAGGTAACACAAACAAAACCAACAGCGCTAATAATAAAATGAACTAATGCACTGgtagtaatattattttttcactaaCAGGATTCTCTGTCCAATAAATATACAATGATGTTTTGAAACTTTATGTTTATTCTTGTTTCAACCAAGACGTATTTGAACGATTTATTATATTCCATGTTGTGGACTAAGATATTATAttcttcgtttttgtttttgtttcttttttcagaacGTTCACtcccaggattttgaaaacaacaCGCATAATGGTGGATTAGAAAATCCACGTTTTTGTGATAACAAAATGAATAGACACCACACAGCGCGACTGCTAGAACCGCAGTCCGTCCTTTGCATAGATGGCTTATCATCAGACCGTCTCTCAGAAGTCCGCGTTGTTGTCAGTTTTGTAATATTAGGAACAATTAACCTGACAGTGATTAGTGGTAATCTACTTGTAATTTTGTCTGTTTTCATCTCGGCCAAACTTCGAACAGTAACGAACTTTTTTATTGTATCACTAGCAGTGGCTGACCTTCTTGTAGGAATTGTTGTTCTCCCTTATTCGATGACGTTAGAGGTCCTGGACGTGTGGATCTTCGGAAACACGTGGTGCCAGATTTGGTTGGCAGTGGATGTCTGGTTGTGTACCTCATCAATACTCCATCTGTGTGCCATCAGTGTGGATCGTTATTTAGCCATTACCCGACCGGTTCACTACCGAAGCATCATGTCGTCACGAAGAGCGAAGCTTCTTATTGCCGCAGTCTGGGTGGTTGCTTTTGTTATCTGTTTCCCTCCTCTTGTCGGCTGGAACGACAGCAGTACCGGAACGAGCAGTGTATTTCCAGAATTCGGAAATGAGACGTTTTCAATACACTACAGTGCCATTAGTCAAGGCGTCGCAACCAGTCGATCAACTATCGCCCTCGACCAATCCGTCGAGCCGAAGAAACCCGGTACACAGTATAACGGAAGCCCGGAAAGTTGGCTAAGTGGGAATGCTGTTGAGAATACGATATTTCCAGTTAACTCAACTACGACGTGCATTACACAAAGCTGTTCGTTAATAACCAACAAAGGCTATGTTATATATTCCGCTTTTGGTTCCTTTTACATTCCAATGTTTGtgatgttatttttctattggaGGATATACGCCGCTGCTCTGAAGACTGGAAGAGCTTTAGAGAGGGGGtttaaaactacaaaatcaaGCAAGGGCAAAAACGCGAAAGGCGAAGAGCAAAGACTGACCCTGCGTATCCACAGAGGTCATACCATGGCAGAAACGGGCAGTCACGAAAAGAAAGGTCAGGAAGGAATATCGTACAGGAGGTACAACACGTTATCATTTCATGGTAAGTCAACTC
This region includes:
- the Oamb gene encoding octopamine receptor in mushroom bodies → MNRHHTARLLEPQSVLCIDGLSSDRLSEVRVVVSFVILGTINLTVISGNLLVILSVFISAKLRTVTNFFIVSLAVADLLVGIVVLPYSMTLEVLDVWIFGNTWCQIWLAVDVWLCTSSILHLCAISVDRYLAITRPVHYRSIMSSRRAKLLIAAVWVVAFVICFPPLVGWNDSSTGTSSVFPEFGNETFSIHYSAISQGVATSRSTIALDQSVEPKKPGTQYNGSPESWLSGNAVENTIFPVNSTTTCITQSCSLITNKGYVIYSAFGSFYIPMFVMLFFYWRIYAAALKTGRALERGFKTTKSSKGKNAKGEEQRLTLRIHRGHTMAETGSHEKKGQEGISYRRYNTLSFHGKSTRKLQSRTDFDGKTVSTSLTFDPEFESRHSKHYNEVDNPSTSGYQGKENVEIRRRKMYFSRMSRRNIRWHARRFRSETKATKTVGVIVGGFIICWLPFFTVYLAGAFCDQCISQLLFSVFFWLGYCNSAINPFIYALLSKDFRSAFKRLLCRCLVKKESISSLIRQIHLSTFLEENTESG